A window from Cryptomeria japonica chromosome 1, Sugi_1.0, whole genome shotgun sequence encodes these proteins:
- the LOC131050389 gene encoding photosystem II protein D1-like, with amino-acid sequence MTAILERRESASLWNRFCDWITSTENRLYIGWFGVLMIPTLLTATSVFIIAFIAAPPVDIDGIREPVSGSLLYGNNIISGAIIPTSAAIGLHFYPIWEAASVDEWLYNGGPYELIVLHFLLGVACYMGREWELSFRLGMRPWIVVAYSAPVAAAAAVFLIYPIGQGSFSDGMPLGISGTFNFMIVLQAEHNILMHPFHMLGVASVFGGSLFSAMHGSLVTSSLIRETTENESANAGYKFGQEEETYNIVAAHGYFGRLIFQYASFNNSHSLHFFLAAWPVVGIWFTALGISTMAFNLNGFNFNQSVVDSQGHVINTWADICCGCEPQLILIYFYGRFQK; translated from the coding sequence ATGACCGCAATTTTAGAAAGACGCGAAAGCGCAAGCCTATGGAATCGTTTTTGCGATTGGATCACTAGCACTGAAAACCGTCTTTACATTGGATGGTTCGGTGTCTTGATGATTCCTACCCTATTGACTGCAACCTCTGTATTCATTATCGCTTTCATTGCAGCTCCTCCAGTAGATATTGATGGTATTCGTGAACCTGTTTCCGGTTCTCTTCTTTATGGAAACAATATTATTTCTGGTGCTATTATTCCTACCTCTGCAGCCATTGGTCTGCATTTCTATCCCATCTGGGAAGCAGCTTCTGTTGATGAATGGCTATACAACGGTGGTCCCTATGAGCTAATCGTTCTACACTTCCTACTTGGTGTAGCTTGCTATATGGGTCGTGAGTGGGAGCTTAGCTTCCGTCTAGGTATGCGTCCTTGGATTGTTGTTGCATATTCAGCTCCAGTAGCAGCAGCTGCTGCTGTTTTCTTGATTTACCCTATTGGTCAAGGAAGTTTCTCTGATGGTATGCCTCTAGGAATCTCTGGTACTTTCAATTTCATGATCGTATTGCAGGCTGAACACAATATTCTTATGCATCCATTTCACATGTTAGGTGTAGCTAGCGTATTCGGTGGCTCTCTATTTAGTGCTATGCATGGTTCCTTGGTAACTTCGAGTTTGATCAGGGAAACTACCGAAAATGAGTCTGCTAATGCAGGTTACAAATTTGGTCAGGAAGAAGAAACCTACAATATTGTAGCTGCTCACGGTTATTTCGGCCGATTGATCTTCCAATATGCTAGTTTCAACAACTCCCATTCTCTACATTTCTTTTTAGCTGCTTGGCCAGTAGTAGGTATCTGGTTTACTGCTTTGGGCATCAGCACTATGGCTTTCAACTTAAATGGATTCAATTTCAACCAATCTGTTGTTGACAGTCAAGGTCATGTAATTAACACTTGGGCCGATATCTGTTGTGGATGTGAGCCACAACtaatattgatttatttttacGGGAGATTCCAAAAATGA
- the LOC131050380 gene encoding ATP synthase epsilon chain, chloroplastic-like yields the protein MNLNLRVVTPNRVVWDSEVQEIILATNNGQMGVLPNHTALVTALDIGVMKIRLNAQWSTMALMGGFATIDNNEITLLVNNAERGIDIDLQEAQESFRLAAADRARAEGKRQAIEADVALKRARTRLEAADALLFR from the coding sequence ATGAACCTAAACCTTCGTGTAGTCACTCCCAATCGAGTTGTTTGGGATTCAGAAGTTCAAGAAATAATATTAGCTACTAATAATGGTCAAATGGGTGTATTACCGAACCATACTGCACTTGTAACAGCTTTGGATATAGGAGTCATGAAGATACGACTCAATGCTCAGTGGTCCACTATGGCTTTGATGGGTGGTTTTGCCACGATAGACAATAATGAAATCACATTATTGGTAAATAATGCAGAAAGAGGTATTGATATTGATCTTCAAGAGGCTCAGGAAAGTTTTAGACTAGCTGCAGCTGATCGTGCGCGAGCTGAAGGCAAGAGACAAGCAATCGAGGCTGATGTGGCTCTCAAAAGAGCTAGAACACGACTAGAGGCTGCTGATGCTCTTTTGTTCAGATAA
- the LOC131050381 gene encoding ATP synthase subunit beta, chloroplastic-like, which produces MRTNPFILGVSELLEKKVGRIDQIISPVLDVSFPPGNMPRIYNSLIVKDNDTTGQPISVTCEVQQLLGNNKVRAVAMSATDGLMRGMKVIDTGGPLTVPVGETTLGRIFNVLGEPVDDLGPVDALTRSPIHRSAPAFTQLDTRFSIFETRIKVVDLLAPYRRGGKIGLFGGAGVGKTVLIMELINNIAKAHGGVSVFGGVGERTREGNDLYKEMKESGVINEQNISESKVALVYGQMNEPPGARMRVGLTALTMAEYFRDVNKQDVLLFIDNIFRFVQAGSEVSALLGRMPSAVGYQPTLSTEMGSLQERITSTKEGSITSIQAVYVLADDLTDPAPATTFAHLDATTVLSRGLAAKGIYLAVDPLDSTSTILQPLIVGEEHYETAQGVKQTLQCYKELQDIIAILGLDELSEDDRLIMARARKIERFLSQPFFVAEVFTGSPDKYVSLIETIRGFQMILSGELDVLPEQSFYLVGNIDEATAKAMNLKEI; this is translated from the coding sequence atgagaACCAATCCTTTTATTCTTGGGGTTTCCGAACTTTTAGAAAAGAAGGTAGGACGTATTGATCAGATAATCAGCCCAGTACTCGACGTATCTTTCCCTCCAGGTAATATGCCTAGAATTTACAATTCCTTGATAGTTAAGGATAACGATACAACTGGTCAGCCAATAAGTGTGACTTGTGAGGTACAACAATTATTAGGAAATAATAAGGTTAGAGCTGTAGCTATGAGTGCTACAGACGGTTTGATGAGAGGAATGAAAGTAATTGATACAGGAGGTCCACTTACTGTTCCAGTTGGTGAAACTACTCTTGGAAGAATTTTTAATGTTCTTGGGGAACCTGTTGATGACTTAGGTCCTGTAGATGCTCTCACAAGATCTCCTATTCATAGATCTGCTCCCGCCTTTACACAATTGGATACCAGATTTTCAATCTTTGAAACACGCATTAAAGTAGTGGATCTTTTAGCTCCTTACCGCCGTGGGGGAAAAATTGGATTATTTGGGGGAGCTGGAGTGGGTAAAACAGTGTTAATTATGGAATTAATCAACAACATTGCTAAGGCTCATGGAGGTGTTTCGGTATTTGGTGGAGTAGGAGAACGTACCCGTGAAGGGAATGATCTTTACAAGGAAATGAAAGAATCAGGAGTCATTAATGAACAAAATATATCAGAATCAAAAGTAGCTTTGGTCTATGGTCAAATGAATGAACCACCAGGAGCTCGTATGAGAGTAGGTTTAACTGCTTTAACTATGGCTGAATATTTCCGAGACGTAAATAAACAAGATGTACTCCTATTTATTGACAATATCTTCCGCTTTGTCCAAGCAGGATCAGAGGTATCCGCATTATTAGGCAGAATGCCTTCCGCAGTGGGTTATCAGCCAACTCTTAGCACGGAAATGGGTTCTTTACAAGAAAGAATAACTTCTACCAAAGAAGGATCTATAACCTCCATTCAAGCAGTTTATGTACTTGCAGATGACTTGACTGATCCCGCTCCTGCTACAACATTTGCACATTTAGATGCTACTACTGTACTATCGAGAGGATTAGCTGCCAAGGGGATCTATCTAGCAGTAGATCCGTTAGATTCCACGTCAACTATTCTCCAACCTTTGATCGTAGGCGAAGAACATTATGAAACTGCGCAAGGAGTTAAACAAACTTTGCAATGTTATAAGGAACTTCAAGATATTATAGCTATTCTTGGATTAGACGAATTATCAGAAGACGATCGTTTAATCATGGCAAGAGCAAGAAAAATTGAACGGTTTTTGTCACAACCCTTTTTTGTAGCAGAGGTATTCACTGGTTCCCCCGATAAATATGTTAGTCTAATAGAGACAATTAGAGGTTTTCAAATGATCCTTTCTGGAGAATTAGATGTTCTACCCGAACAGTCTTTTTATTTGGTGGGTAACATTGATGAAGCTACCGCAAAGGCTATgaacttaaaagaaatttaa
- the LOC131050403 gene encoding NAD(P)H-quinone oxidoreductase subunit J, chloroplastic: MSNPYTDTLTINSNQMQGRLSAWLAKHKLAHRPLGFDYQGTETLQIKVEDWVSIAVALYVYGFNYLRSQCAYDVAPGGSLASVYHLTKINDNADQPEEVCIKVFVPREDPRIPSVLRIWKGANFQERESYDMLGIFYESHPCLKRILMPESWIGWPLRKDYIAPDFYEIQDSH; this comes from the coding sequence ATGTCAAATCCTTATACAGATACTTTGACAATAAATAGTAATCAAATGCAAGGTCGATTATCTGCTTGGCTAGCCAAGCATAAGTTAGCTCATAGACCTTTGGGTTTTGATTACCAAGGCACAGAAACATTACAGATCAAAGTCGAGGATTGGGTCTCTATAGCCGTTGCTCTATATGTTTATGGTTTTAATTATCTTCGTTCTCAGTGTGCTTATGATGTAGCACCAGGGGGTTCCTTAGCTAGTGTATATCATCTTACGAAAATAAACGATAATGCAGATCAACCCGAAGAGGTGTGTATAAAAGTATTTGTCCCAAGGGAAGATCCCAGAATCCCGTCTGTTCTACGTATTTGGAAAGGTGCTAATTTCCAGGAACGGGAATCTTATGATATGTTGGGAATATTTTATGAAAGTCATCCATGTCTAAAACGTATATTGATGCCAGAAAGTTGGATTGGGTGGCCTTTACGCAAAGACTATATTGCACCTGATTTTTATGAAATACAAGATTCTCATtga
- the LOC131050390 gene encoding NAD(P)H-quinone oxidoreductase chain 4, chloroplastic-like, which produces FYGLIRINMELLPHAHSLFSPWLIIIGAVQIIYAALTSMGQRNLKRRIAYSSISHMGFVIIGIGSMTYTGLNGAILQMISHGLIGAALFFLVGTSYDRIGTLFLDEMGGIAIPIPKIFTMFSSFSMASLALPGMSGFVAEFMIFLGVITNHKYSSTFRIIITAIAAIGMILTPIYLLSMLHKHRIK; this is translated from the coding sequence TTCTATGGGTTGATTCGGATCAATATGGAATTGCTACCTCATGCTCATTCTTTGTTTTCACCATGGTTGATAATAATAGGAGCAGTGCAAATTATCTATGCAGCTCTAACTTCTATGGGTCAACGCAATTTGAAAAGAAGGATAGCCTATTCATCAATATCTCATATGGGTTTTGTAATTATAGGAATTGGTTCCATGACATATACAGGTCTCAATGGAGCCATTTTGCAAATGATTTCTCATGGATTAATTGGTGCTGCACTTTTTTTCTTGGTAGGAACAAGTTATGATAGGATAGGTACTCTTTTCCTTGATGAAATGGGAGGAATCGCTATACCAATTCCTAAAATCTTTACTATGTTCAGTAGCTTTTCAATGGCTTCTCTTGCATTGCCAGGAATGAGTGGTTTTGTAGCAGAATTTATGATATTTTTGGGTGTAATTACTAATCATAAATATTCTTCGACCTTTCGAATCATTATTACTGCAATAGCGGCAATTGGAATGATATTAACTCCCATTTATTTGTTATCTATgttacacaaacatcgaataaaatga
- the LOC131050400 gene encoding photosystem II CP47 reaction center protein: MGLPWYRVHTIVLNDPGWLIAVHIMHTALVSRWAGSMALYELAVFDPSDPILDPMWRQGMFVIPFMTRLGIKDSWGGWSITGETRSNPGIWSYEGVAGVHIVFSGLCFLAAIWHWVYWDLDVFCDSRTGKPSLDLPKIFGIHLFLSGAACFGFRAFHVMGLYGPGIWVSDPYGLTGKIQPVNPAWGAEGFDPFVPGGIASHHIAAGILGILAGLFHLSVRPPQRLYKGLRMGNIETVLSSSIAVVFFAAFIVAGTMWYGSATTPIELFGPTRYQWDQGYFQQEIDRRVHAGLAENLSLSEAWSKILEKLAFYDYIGNNPAKGGLFRVGAMDNGDGIAVGWLGHPIFKDKNGHELFVRRMPTFFETFPVVLVDEEGIVKADVPFRRAESKYSVEQVGVTVEFYGGELDGVSFGDPAIVKKYARRAQLGEIFELDRATLKSDGVFRSSPRGWFTFGHATFSLLFFFGHIWHGARTLFRDVFAGIDPDLDAQVEFGAFQKLGDPTTKRQVV; this comes from the coding sequence ATGGGTTTGCCTTGGTATCGTGTCCATACCATCGTGTTGAATGATCCTGGCTGGTTAATCGCTGTGCATATAATGCATACAGCTCTAGTTTCTAGATGGGCCGGTTCGATGGCTCTTTATGAATTAGCAGTTTTCGATCCATCCGATCCTATTCTTGATCCAATGTGGAGACAAGGTATGTTCGTTATACCTTTTATGACTCGTTTAGGAATAAAGGATTCATGGGGTGGATGGAGTATAACCGGAGAAACCAGATCTAATCCAGGTATTTGGAGTTATGAAGGTGTGGCCGGGGTACATATTGTGTTTTCTGGCTTGTGCTTTTTAGCAGCTATCTGGCATTGGGTATATTGGGATCTAGACGTATTCTGTGATTCCCGTACAGGAAAACCTTCTTTAGATTTGCCTAAGATTTTTGGAATTCATTTATTCCTCTCAGGAGCAGCTTGTTTCGGATTCAGAGCGTTTCATGTAATGGGTTTGTATGGCCCTGGAATATGGGTGTCTGATCCTTATGGACTAACTGGAAAAATACAGCCTGTAAATCCGGCATGGGGAGCTGAAGGTTTTGATCCTTTTGTTCCGGGAGGAATAGCTTCTCATCATATTGCAGCAGGTATATTGGGTATATTAGCAGGTCTATTCCATCTCAGTGTTCGTCCTCCCCAACGTTTATACAAAGGATTACGTATGGGGAATATTGAAACTGTCCTCTCCAGTAGTATTGCTGTTGTGTTTTTTGCAGCTTTCATTGTGGCCGGAACAATGTGGTATGGTTCCGCAACCACTCCGATTGAATTGTTTGGTCCTACTCGTTACCAGTGGGATCAGGGATACTTCCAACAAGAAATAGATCGACGAGTTCATGCCGGTCTGGCTGAAAATCTGAGTCTATCAGAAGCTTGGTCAAAAATTCTCGAAAAACTTGCTTTTTATGATTACATTGGGAATAATCCAGCTAAAGGGGGGTTATTCAGGGTGGGTGCAATGGACAATGGAGATGGAATTGCTGTTGGTTGGTTAGGACACCCTATTTTCAAAGATAAAAATGGACATGAGCTTTTTGTACGTCGTATGCCTACCTTTTTCGAAACATTTCCAGTCGttctagtagatgaagaaggaattgtgAAAGCCGATGTTCCTTTTAGGAGAGCAGAATCAAAATATAGTGTTGAACAAGTAGGTGTAACTGTTGAGTTCTATGGTGGTGAACTTGATGGAGTTAGTTTTGGTGATCCTGCTATAGTCAAAAAATATGCTAGACGCGCACAATTAGGTGAAATTTTTGAGTTAGATCGTGCTACTTTGAAATCGGATGGTGTTTTTCGGAGTAGCCCAAGGGGTTGGTTTACTTTTGGGCATGCtacattttctcttcttttcttttttggacATATTTGGCATGGTGCTAGAACTCTATTCAGAGATGTTTTTGCCGGTATTGATCCGGATTTGGATGCTCAAGTAGAATTTGGGGCATTCCAAAAACTGGGAGATCCAACTACTAAAAGACAAGTGGTATAA